A window of the Pseudomonas fluorescens genome harbors these coding sequences:
- the hldE gene encoding bifunctional D-glycero-beta-D-manno-heptose-7-phosphate kinase/D-glycero-beta-D-manno-heptose 1-phosphate adenylyltransferase HldE produces MKLSMPRFDQAPVLVVGDVMLDRYWHGGTSRISPEAPVPVVKVEQIEDRPGGAANVALNIAALGAPASLVGVTGDDEAADSLSNSLKGAGVRALFQRIAHQPTIVKLRVMSRHQQLLRIDFEEPFATDALALGAQVDDLLEGIKVLVLSDYGKGALKNHQALIQAARAKGIPVLADPKGKDFSIYRGASLITPNLSEFEAIVGGCADEHELVTKGATLMHDLDLGALLVTRGEHGMTLLRPDHPALHLPARAREVFDVTGAGDTVISTLAAAIAAGEELPHAVALANLAAGIVVGKLGTAAISAPELRRAIQREEGSERGVLGLEQLLLAVADARAHNEKIVFTNGCFDILHAGHVTYLEQARAQGDRLIVAINDDASVSRLKGPGRPINSVDRRMAVLAGLGAVDWVISFAEGTPENLLREVKPDVLVKGGDYGIDQVVGADIVKAYGGTVKVLGLVENSSTTAIVEKIRKSE; encoded by the coding sequence ATGAAGTTGTCCATGCCGCGATTCGATCAAGCCCCTGTCTTGGTGGTCGGCGATGTCATGCTCGACCGTTACTGGCATGGTGGTACCTCACGGATTTCCCCTGAGGCGCCGGTTCCTGTCGTTAAAGTCGAGCAAATCGAAGACCGCCCGGGCGGTGCCGCCAACGTTGCCTTGAACATTGCCGCGCTGGGTGCGCCGGCGTCGCTGGTGGGTGTGACCGGTGACGACGAAGCCGCCGACAGCCTGAGCAACAGCCTCAAGGGTGCGGGCGTGCGAGCCTTGTTTCAGCGCATCGCGCACCAGCCGACCATCGTCAAGCTGCGGGTCATGAGCCGGCACCAGCAATTGCTGCGTATCGACTTCGAAGAACCGTTCGCCACCGACGCCCTGGCCCTCGGCGCGCAGGTCGATGATCTGCTCGAAGGCATCAAGGTGCTGGTGCTGTCCGACTACGGCAAAGGCGCCCTGAAAAACCATCAGGCGCTGATCCAGGCCGCGCGTGCCAAAGGCATTCCGGTGCTGGCCGACCCGAAGGGCAAGGATTTTTCGATCTACCGTGGCGCGAGCCTGATCACCCCGAACCTCAGCGAGTTCGAAGCCATCGTCGGCGGTTGCGCCGATGAGCACGAGCTGGTGACCAAGGGCGCGACGCTGATGCACGACCTGGATCTCGGCGCGCTGCTGGTGACCCGTGGCGAGCACGGCATGACCCTGCTGCGTCCGGATCATCCGGCGCTGCATTTGCCTGCGCGGGCCCGTGAAGTGTTCGACGTGACCGGTGCCGGCGACACGGTGATTTCCACCTTGGCGGCTGCGATTGCCGCTGGCGAAGAACTTCCGCACGCGGTGGCGCTGGCCAACCTGGCGGCGGGCATCGTCGTCGGCAAGTTGGGCACCGCGGCGATCAGCGCCCCGGAACTGCGTCGCGCCATTCAGCGTGAAGAAGGTTCCGAGCGCGGCGTGCTGGGTCTGGAGCAACTGCTGCTGGCAGTCGCCGATGCCCGTGCGCACAACGAGAAGATCGTGTTCACCAACGGCTGCTTCGACATCCTCCACGCTGGCCACGTGACCTACCTCGAGCAGGCGCGAGCGCAAGGTGATCGCCTGATCGTGGCGATCAACGACGATGCTTCGGTCAGCCGTCTGAAAGGTCCGGGTCGGCCGATCAACAGCGTTGACCGACGCATGGCGGTTCTCGCCGGTCTCGGTGCGGTGGACTGGGTCATCAGCTTCGCTGAAGGCACCCCGGAAAACCTGCTGCGCGAGGTCAAGCCGGACGTACTGGTGAAGGGCGGCGACTATGGCATCGACCAGGTTGTCGGCGCCGATATCGTCAAAGCCTACGGCGGCACCGTCAAAGTGCTGGGGCTGGTGGAAAACAGCTCGACCACGGCGATTGTGGAAAAAATCCGCAAGTCCGAGTGA
- a CDS encoding bifunctional O-antigen ligase/aminoglycoside phosphotransferase family protein — protein sequence MQLRGFSSTSNRIFDFISLWILPVGYFLLLCALFFLPGRSLHHKLFYGLFSIPTLIALCLRPRELKEMLREPVLIAFLLFAGWALLSLCWGPQDEPVGGSFKPPLHTLMLFAGCFLLVRYRSDILSPLLFGAALVALVATTCFLIPFLIHFEPGARLIGGGAFDNPLLSSHLFGFFCTYWLSLSMTCRNRRLYWLSVPAMLIMFTAVIGTGSRTPLVALTMAALWLSLICWNRRSLVLLATLAIGGATVAVLFSKMIIERGDSYRFEIWQQALEKIAEHPWIGHGYNAALAIDPGVGYSFQEPHSFALGVLYYVGILGMLPWLFFQAWGLLSSWRMRVQPLLIIASTWLVFGIGAGLTEGGGIISRPKEHWFLLWIPLALIAALSINQRARRLLTMPVENLSASALQQLASSAQVIEEDGLGPKVLRLSDGSFLKLFRRRRWYTSGSFNPYSERFAVNSEQLRRMGIPTPQILHLYRLDDGSSAVHYTPLPGHTLRQVLQGITAPAVRHALVERFGKFMATLHEQGVYFRSLHLGNVLVLEDGEFGLIDLADLRVYPSPLSLSLRQRNLRHMQRYTVDKRWLFEDHLEALLQGYAVTASKSAVDNLHRQVLAGNTPARVH from the coding sequence ATGCAACTTCGCGGCTTCAGCAGTACGTCCAATCGGATCTTCGATTTCATCAGCCTGTGGATACTTCCCGTCGGCTACTTCCTGCTCTTGTGCGCGCTGTTCTTTCTGCCGGGGCGCAGTCTCCATCACAAGCTGTTTTACGGGTTGTTCAGCATCCCGACGCTGATCGCCCTGTGCCTGCGCCCGCGAGAGCTCAAGGAAATGCTGCGCGAACCGGTGCTGATCGCCTTTTTGCTGTTCGCCGGCTGGGCATTGCTCAGCCTCTGCTGGGGCCCGCAGGACGAACCGGTCGGTGGCAGTTTCAAGCCGCCACTGCACACGCTGATGCTCTTCGCCGGCTGCTTTCTATTGGTGCGCTACCGTAGCGACATCCTGTCACCCTTGCTGTTCGGTGCAGCGCTGGTGGCCCTGGTGGCTACAACCTGTTTCCTGATCCCGTTCCTTATCCACTTCGAACCCGGCGCGCGCCTGATCGGTGGCGGCGCGTTCGACAACCCGCTGCTCAGCTCGCACCTGTTCGGATTTTTCTGCACCTACTGGCTCAGCCTGAGCATGACCTGCAGGAACCGCCGACTGTACTGGCTCAGCGTACCCGCGATGCTGATCATGTTCACGGCCGTGATCGGAACCGGTTCCCGAACCCCGCTGGTCGCGCTGACCATGGCAGCATTGTGGCTGAGCCTGATTTGCTGGAATCGCCGCTCTCTGGTGCTGCTGGCAACCCTGGCAATCGGCGGCGCCACGGTGGCGGTGCTGTTCTCGAAGATGATCATCGAACGCGGTGACTCCTACCGTTTCGAGATCTGGCAGCAAGCCCTGGAAAAAATCGCCGAGCACCCCTGGATCGGCCACGGCTACAACGCGGCCCTGGCAATCGACCCCGGCGTCGGATACAGCTTCCAGGAACCGCACAGCTTTGCACTGGGCGTCCTCTATTACGTCGGCATCCTGGGCATGCTGCCCTGGCTGTTCTTTCAGGCCTGGGGACTGCTGAGCAGCTGGCGCATGCGTGTGCAGCCACTGCTTATCATCGCCTCGACCTGGCTGGTCTTCGGTATCGGTGCCGGTTTGACCGAAGGCGGCGGGATCATTTCGCGCCCCAAGGAACACTGGTTCCTGCTGTGGATTCCGCTGGCACTGATTGCGGCGCTGAGCATCAATCAACGAGCCCGACGCCTCCTGACAATGCCGGTGGAGAATCTCTCGGCATCGGCTCTGCAACAGCTCGCCAGCAGCGCTCAGGTCATCGAGGAGGACGGGCTGGGACCCAAAGTCCTGCGCCTGTCCGATGGCAGCTTTCTCAAACTGTTCCGCCGTCGTCGCTGGTATACCTCGGGCAGCTTCAACCCGTATTCCGAGCGGTTTGCCGTCAACAGCGAACAACTGCGCCGGATGGGCATTCCCACGCCACAGATCCTGCACCTCTACCGTCTCGACGACGGCAGCAGCGCCGTGCATTACACGCCGCTGCCGGGGCACACCCTGCGCCAGGTCTTGCAGGGGATCACGGCTCCGGCAGTGCGTCATGCGCTGGTGGAGCGTTTCGGCAAGTTCATGGCCACTCTGCATGAACAAGGTGTGTATTTCCGCTCGCTGCATCTGGGCAACGTGCTGGTGCTGGAAGATGGTGAGTTCGGCCTGATTGATCTGGCCGACCTGCGGGTCTACCCTTCCCCCCTCAGTCTGTCGCTGCGTCAGCGCAATCTGCGTCACATGCAACGTTACACCGTCGACAAACGCTGGCTGTTCGAGGATCACCTCGAAGCGCTGCTCCAGGGGTACGCCGTAACGGCGTCGAAATCCGCCGTAGACAATCTGCACAGGCAAGTGCTGGCCGGCAATACGCCGGCCCGGGTTCATTGA
- a CDS encoding sulfotransferase family 2 domain-containing protein — protein MLQRYLWKLLPKPQRAFLLGRLSVVDRQVVNKSMSASLQFPKAFEQRSCLFIHVPKCAGSSVCAAMFDGWRPGHLPLYWYEEQFPAQFAAAYKFAFVRDPLERAYSAYAFLRGNELSARDHAAQQLVRHYRDFDDFVARWLHPDNIARQLHFAAQTDFLTDSLGRLALDFIGYQEHLERDFQLVCEHLGLTRPLPHVNNSRQRRPQPAREFCTRRTQRLVRRVYERDYEMLAYE, from the coding sequence ATGCTGCAACGTTATCTCTGGAAATTGCTGCCCAAGCCGCAGCGGGCCTTTCTGCTCGGGCGCCTGTCGGTGGTCGACCGGCAAGTGGTGAACAAGTCGATGTCGGCCAGTCTGCAGTTTCCCAAGGCTTTCGAGCAGCGCTCCTGCCTGTTCATTCATGTACCCAAATGTGCCGGCAGCAGCGTGTGCGCGGCAATGTTCGACGGCTGGCGTCCCGGCCATTTGCCGCTGTATTGGTATGAAGAGCAATTTCCCGCTCAGTTCGCAGCTGCGTACAAATTCGCTTTCGTGCGCGATCCGCTTGAGCGTGCCTATTCGGCGTACGCTTTCCTGCGCGGCAACGAGCTGAGCGCGCGGGATCATGCCGCCCAGCAGTTGGTCAGGCATTACCGTGATTTTGACGATTTCGTTGCACGCTGGTTGCATCCCGACAACATCGCGCGACAACTGCATTTCGCTGCACAAACCGACTTTCTCACTGATTCGCTGGGCCGTCTGGCGCTGGACTTCATTGGATATCAGGAGCATCTGGAGCGGGATTTCCAACTGGTGTGCGAGCACTTGGGACTGACGAGACCGTTGCCGCACGTCAACAACTCTCGGCAACGACGCCCGCAGCCGGCGCGTGAGTTTTGCACGCGGCGCACGCAACGTCTGGTGCGGCGAGTCTATGAACGTGACTATGAGATGCTCGCCTATGAATGA
- a CDS encoding glycosyltransferase, which translates to MSDAQPLVTVIIASYNHGPYIEESILSVINQSYRNIELLVVDDGSKDDSAERIKALQEKHGFDFRVQQNQGLTNTLNGAIARARGSLIVPFGSDDIMYPERIATQVAYMDGKPEVGICAGNIELMDADGNLYPEKRQRRDVPFRRLDFDDMFLERKPYPPAPTLMIRREALDKVGGFDPTIRLEDLYIELKVTRAGYFIDGLNVVMARYRKHATNSYKNHRFMIENILRTYALFSDHPLYDEVRYKSLNSMFLKTANRDRKLARELLAQIPFKAWNKKTWRGLGRLLFSPLEKD; encoded by the coding sequence ATGAGCGATGCGCAACCCCTCGTCACCGTCATCATCGCGTCCTACAACCACGGGCCGTACATCGAGGAAAGCATCCTCAGTGTCATCAACCAGAGCTACCGGAACATCGAGCTGCTGGTAGTCGACGACGGTTCGAAGGATGACAGCGCCGAGCGCATCAAAGCCTTGCAGGAAAAACACGGCTTCGATTTTCGGGTGCAGCAGAACCAGGGCCTGACCAATACGCTCAACGGCGCGATCGCGCGGGCAAGGGGCAGCCTGATCGTACCGTTCGGCTCCGACGACATCATGTATCCGGAGCGGATCGCGACACAGGTCGCCTACATGGATGGCAAGCCGGAAGTGGGCATCTGCGCCGGCAACATCGAGTTGATGGACGCCGACGGCAACCTCTATCCGGAAAAGCGTCAGCGCCGGGACGTGCCGTTCCGCCGCCTGGACTTCGATGACATGTTCCTGGAGCGCAAGCCGTATCCGCCGGCACCGACCCTGATGATCCGCCGTGAGGCTCTGGACAAGGTGGGCGGGTTCGACCCGACGATTCGTCTTGAGGATCTGTACATCGAGCTGAAGGTGACGCGCGCCGGGTACTTCATCGATGGCCTGAACGTGGTGATGGCGCGCTATCGCAAACACGCTACCAACTCGTACAAGAATCACCGCTTCATGATCGAGAACATCCTGCGCACCTACGCACTGTTCAGCGATCATCCGCTGTACGACGAAGTGCGTTACAAGTCGCTCAATTCAATGTTCCTGAAAACCGCCAACCGTGACCGCAAGCTGGCGCGGGAGCTGCTGGCGCAGATCCCGTTCAAGGCCTGGAACAAGAAGACCTGGCGCGGGCTGGGCCGGTTGCTGTTTTCGCCGCTGGAAAAAGACTGA
- a CDS encoding acyltransferase family protein yields MIETSPFIAPAAYLLAIICAALLLRAVPKIARHLQHSGESRYASIDGLRGYLAFGVFVHHSVITWIFLRTGVIEFPPSNFYSMLGQGSVALFFMITGFLFWSRLLAQGRQHDWLAFGVSRVFRLYPLYLPLMLAVFVTVFYLQGWQLKEPVSQLLKQGLLWLTFDRPDVNQYPQTGMLISNVTWTLAYEVFFYLALPLAALVFVYRGNWLQVVLCLIGIYTLYQLVGWEHSLKKHFLASFLGGIVAAYWVRRPQLVAWSRTTLASVIAVAALALAFTVFNRAFKTAPLLLLSLFFVIVASGNNLFGALKPRSIRWLGEISYSTYLLHGFVLWLMVQRLPLLLHLDARETWVYLPLIAACTCLLILISSATFLYIEQPGMNAGKKVVRWIRQRQKGSKQLAEKVAR; encoded by the coding sequence ATGATCGAAACCAGTCCGTTCATTGCGCCAGCCGCCTATCTGCTGGCCATCATCTGCGCCGCATTACTGCTGCGCGCCGTGCCGAAAATCGCGCGCCATCTGCAGCATTCGGGTGAAAGCCGCTATGCCAGTATCGACGGCCTGCGCGGCTATCTGGCATTCGGCGTCTTCGTACACCACTCGGTGATTACCTGGATCTTTCTGCGTACAGGGGTGATCGAGTTTCCCCCAAGCAACTTCTACTCGATGCTCGGTCAGGGCAGTGTCGCCCTGTTCTTCATGATTACCGGTTTCCTGTTCTGGAGCCGCCTGCTGGCCCAGGGCCGTCAGCACGACTGGCTGGCCTTCGGTGTTTCGCGGGTGTTTCGCTTGTATCCGCTTTACCTGCCATTGATGCTCGCGGTGTTCGTCACCGTGTTCTATCTGCAAGGCTGGCAACTGAAAGAGCCTGTCTCACAGCTGCTTAAACAGGGCCTGCTGTGGTTGACGTTCGATCGTCCGGACGTCAACCAGTATCCGCAAACCGGCATGCTGATCTCCAACGTCACCTGGACGCTGGCCTATGAAGTGTTTTTCTATCTGGCGCTGCCACTGGCGGCCCTGGTGTTCGTTTATCGCGGCAACTGGCTGCAAGTGGTGCTGTGCCTGATCGGCATCTACACGCTGTACCAACTGGTCGGCTGGGAGCATTCGCTCAAAAAGCACTTCCTCGCCAGCTTTCTCGGCGGGATCGTCGCCGCTTACTGGGTCCGACGCCCTCAACTGGTCGCCTGGAGCCGCACAACGCTGGCCAGCGTGATCGCTGTGGCAGCTCTTGCACTGGCCTTCACCGTGTTCAACCGGGCCTTCAAGACTGCGCCGCTGCTTTTGCTGTCGCTGTTCTTCGTGATCGTGGCGTCAGGCAACAACCTGTTCGGCGCCTTGAAGCCACGCAGCATTCGGTGGCTGGGGGAAATCAGTTACAGCACCTATCTGCTCCACGGCTTCGTGCTTTGGCTAATGGTCCAGCGCTTGCCGCTCCTGCTGCACCTCGATGCCCGTGAGACGTGGGTTTATCTGCCATTGATAGCCGCGTGCACCTGTCTGTTGATTCTGATCAGCAGTGCAACGTTCCTTTACATCGAGCAACCCGGCATGAACGCGGGCAAGAAAGTGGTGCGGTGGATTCGCCAGCGTCAGAAAGGCAGCAAGCAGCTGGCGGAAAAAGTCGCTCGCTGA
- the msbA gene encoding lipid A export permease/ATP-binding protein MsbA, translating to MTDSSPAASPSSLKIYFRLLGYVRPYISLFLISIVGFLIFASTQPMLGYILKYFVDGLSNPEAVLFPTVPYLRDLQLLQAVPLLIILIAAWQGLGSYLGNYFLAKVSLGLVHDLRVQLFNNLLVLPNRYFDKHNSGHLISRITFNVTMVTGAATDAIKVVIREGMTVIFLFASLLFMNWKLTLVMVAILPLIAVMVRTASKKFRKQSKKIQLAMGDVTHVASETIQGYRVVRSFGGEAYEEKRFLDASQSNTDKQLRMTRTGAIYTPMLQLVIYSAMAVLMFLVLFLRGDASAGDMVAYITLAGLLPKPIRQLSEVSSTIQKGVAGAESIFEQLDVEPEVDTGTVERDSVSGRLDVRNLSFTYPGTERQVLDDISFSVEPGQMVALVGRSGSGKSTLANLIPRFYHHDKGEILIDGVEVEQYKLLNLRRHIAQVTQHVTLFSDTVANNIAYGDLAGAPREDIEKAARDAYAMDFISQLPQGLDTQVGENGVLLSGGQRQRLAIARALLKNAPLLILDEATSALDTESERHIQAALDQVMKGRTTLVIAHRLSTIEKADLILVMDQGRIVERGTHDDLLAQNGYYARLNALGLDAPAEDIA from the coding sequence ATGACCGACTCCAGTCCCGCCGCAAGCCCTTCGAGCTTGAAAATCTACTTCCGCCTGCTCGGCTATGTCCGGCCGTACATCAGTCTGTTCCTGATCAGCATCGTCGGTTTTCTGATTTTTGCCTCGACCCAGCCGATGCTCGGCTACATCCTCAAGTACTTTGTCGACGGCCTGTCCAATCCCGAGGCGGTACTGTTTCCCACCGTTCCTTACCTGCGCGACCTGCAACTGTTGCAGGCCGTACCGCTGCTGATCATCCTGATCGCCGCGTGGCAGGGTCTGGGATCGTATCTGGGCAACTATTTCCTGGCCAAGGTTTCCCTGGGCCTGGTGCATGACCTGCGGGTGCAGCTGTTCAACAACCTGCTGGTCCTGCCCAACCGTTACTTCGACAAGCATAACTCCGGTCACCTGATTTCGCGTATCACCTTCAACGTGACGATGGTCACGGGGGCGGCAACAGATGCGATCAAGGTCGTAATCCGTGAAGGCATGACGGTGATCTTCCTGTTTGCCTCCCTGTTGTTCATGAACTGGAAGCTGACGCTGGTGATGGTTGCGATCCTGCCGCTGATCGCCGTGATGGTGCGCACCGCGAGCAAGAAATTCCGCAAGCAGAGCAAGAAGATCCAGCTGGCAATGGGCGACGTGACCCACGTCGCCTCGGAAACCATTCAGGGCTATCGCGTGGTGCGCAGCTTCGGCGGCGAAGCCTACGAGGAGAAACGCTTCCTCGACGCCAGCCAGAGCAACACCGACAAGCAACTGCGCATGACCCGCACCGGCGCGATCTACACACCGATGCTGCAACTGGTGATCTACAGCGCCATGGCGGTGCTGATGTTCCTGGTGCTGTTCCTGCGCGGCGACGCCTCGGCGGGCGACATGGTGGCCTACATCACCCTGGCCGGCCTGCTGCCCAAGCCGATCCGCCAGTTGTCCGAAGTCAGTTCGACCATCCAGAAGGGCGTGGCTGGTGCCGAAAGCATTTTCGAGCAACTGGACGTCGAGCCGGAAGTCGATACCGGCACCGTCGAGCGCGATTCTGTCAGCGGTCGCCTCGATGTGCGCAACCTGAGTTTCACCTACCCGGGCACCGAACGTCAGGTGCTCGACGACATCAGCTTCTCGGTCGAGCCGGGGCAGATGGTGGCGCTGGTGGGGCGTTCGGGCAGCGGCAAGTCGACCCTGGCCAACCTGATCCCGCGCTTCTATCACCACGACAAGGGCGAAATCCTGATCGACGGTGTGGAAGTGGAGCAATACAAACTGCTCAACCTGCGCCGCCACATTGCCCAGGTGACCCAGCACGTCACGCTGTTCAGCGACACCGTGGCCAACAACATCGCCTATGGCGATCTGGCCGGGGCGCCGCGCGAAGACATCGAGAAAGCCGCGCGTGATGCCTATGCGATGGACTTCATTTCGCAACTGCCCCAAGGCCTGGACACCCAGGTCGGCGAGAACGGCGTGCTGCTTTCCGGCGGCCAGCGCCAGCGTCTGGCGATTGCCCGGGCCTTGCTCAAGAACGCGCCGCTGCTGATTCTCGACGAGGCCACCTCGGCACTCGACACTGAATCGGAGCGGCACATTCAGGCCGCTCTGGATCAAGTGATGAAGGGCCGCACCACGCTGGTGATCGCTCACCGTCTGTCGACCATCGAGAAGGCCGACCTGATTCTGGTCATGGATCAGGGCCGGATCGTCGAACGCGGCACCCACGACGACCTGCTGGCACAGAACGGCTACTACGCGCGCCTCAATGCCCTGGGCCTCGACGCCCCAGCCGAAGACATCGCCTGA
- a CDS encoding PIG-L family deacetylase, with protein sequence MSRKQQLLKRHRRNKRIGLLIALIVLIALGVLVAWWLPLVLAVIGWIVHEAWFADHLFYSPKDDYQYSFPPFTPQPKVHLSGEQLRLDEGVMLVDDATLILAVKVKSSFLGRFFDPRVELAGGSNPDVQTFERGVNGVRYLNLSGQAQALSQGLLRLRGRFCRVSGEPVLWALEQPDYRQQRVMVIAPHADDAELAAYGLYSQAKEAWIVTLTAGEIEAEHYQQMGLSKVEAARLKGRLRAWDSLAVPRWAGVPQEHCVQLGYFCLQLAAMQAAPNQPVGSREADLSDTRMFRQLNPFALPGDADGAPTWNNLLADLRDVLSRARPDVIVLPHPTLDPHPDHICAQEAVLEALRGLDWQPTLLGYANHLHDNDRWPMGDSGQGIALPPTFDATLAMQPLCLPLSIELQRDKAMALGMMHDLQPPAPFKRRLRRMLQRLLAGRRSSVYGENEFFRKAVRRQELFWVLKQSETGATGSHRGEV encoded by the coding sequence ATGAGCCGCAAACAGCAACTGCTCAAGCGTCACCGGCGCAACAAACGAATCGGCCTGTTGATCGCACTGATCGTGTTGATCGCCCTCGGTGTGCTGGTGGCCTGGTGGTTGCCGCTGGTGCTGGCGGTCATCGGCTGGATTGTCCACGAAGCGTGGTTCGCCGATCACCTGTTCTATTCGCCGAAAGACGATTACCAATACAGTTTTCCGCCGTTCACACCGCAGCCAAAAGTGCATTTGAGCGGCGAGCAATTGCGCCTCGACGAGGGCGTGATGCTGGTGGACGACGCCACGCTGATCCTCGCCGTGAAGGTCAAAAGCAGCTTTCTGGGACGCTTCTTCGATCCTCGGGTCGAGTTGGCCGGGGGGAGCAATCCCGACGTTCAGACGTTCGAACGTGGCGTCAACGGCGTGCGTTATCTGAACCTGAGCGGTCAGGCACAAGCGCTGTCGCAAGGTCTGCTGCGTCTGCGCGGGCGCTTTTGCCGGGTGTCCGGTGAGCCGGTGCTTTGGGCGCTGGAACAACCGGACTACCGCCAGCAGCGGGTAATGGTCATCGCCCCGCACGCCGACGATGCCGAACTGGCCGCCTACGGTCTGTACAGCCAGGCCAAAGAAGCCTGGATCGTGACCCTGACCGCCGGCGAAATTGAAGCCGAGCACTATCAACAGATGGGCCTGAGCAAGGTCGAAGCGGCACGGCTCAAGGGTCGTCTGCGTGCCTGGGACAGCCTCGCCGTGCCGCGCTGGGCCGGCGTACCTCAGGAACATTGCGTGCAGCTCGGTTACTTCTGTCTGCAACTGGCGGCGATGCAGGCTGCGCCGAATCAACCGGTGGGCTCGCGCGAAGCGGATCTGAGCGACACGCGGATGTTCCGTCAGTTGAATCCGTTTGCCTTGCCCGGCGATGCCGACGGCGCGCCGACCTGGAACAACCTGCTGGCCGACCTGCGTGACGTACTGTCCCGCGCGCGCCCGGATGTGATTGTCTTGCCGCACCCGACGCTGGACCCGCATCCCGACCATATCTGCGCCCAAGAGGCGGTGCTGGAAGCCTTGCGCGGTCTCGACTGGCAGCCGACGCTGCTCGGTTACGCCAACCACTTGCACGACAACGACCGCTGGCCGATGGGCGACAGCGGGCAGGGCATCGCTCTGCCGCCGACGTTCGATGCGACCCTCGCGATGCAGCCGCTGTGTCTGCCGCTGTCGATCGAATTGCAACGGGACAAGGCCATGGCGCTGGGCATGATGCATGACCTGCAGCCACCAGCCCCGTTCAAGCGTCGCTTGCGTCGTATGTTGCAGCGACTGCTGGCGGGTCGGCGTTCGTCGGTCTACGGCGAGAATGAATTTTTCCGCAAAGCGGTCAGGCGCCAGGAATTGTTCTGGGTACTGAAGCAGAGCGAAACAGGCGCGACGGGATCGCACCGGGGAGAGGTATGA
- a CDS encoding glycosyltransferase family 4 protein yields the protein MSQRAKVLQLQPDYNVKSHDFADLAEQIVKALPTDRYEVTAAFLRGKPGPGEAVSRADRSVYFEFSDKSLKGMRLRAMWQLYKFCRREKFDVVICNRFKPVNMMLTLNRWLKVPLCIGISHGFGEYDRFYRRRQTQRLIDRHWRFVGVSPAVKQYLLDCDCGFTDQNTYAITNAIDIEQAAGLQHSRERARELLGIDPNVRLIGALGRLVSVKGHTYLLQAFAQLKDKYPNTQLAIIGAGRLQAPLAAEIEQLGLSGRAHLLGFKENALQYVRAFDIWTMPSLAEGLGLALLEGMSGHLPVIASNVPAMLPLIEGAGGLSITPKDVPSLVAALDTYLALPDDELKAKGEQAYRYLQEQHDIEVFRQEYLNLIDSGLEQARKEQP from the coding sequence ATGAGTCAACGCGCAAAGGTGCTGCAGCTGCAGCCCGACTACAACGTCAAATCCCATGATTTCGCCGACCTCGCCGAACAGATCGTCAAGGCGCTGCCGACCGATCGTTACGAAGTGACCGCAGCCTTCCTGCGCGGCAAACCAGGGCCGGGCGAAGCCGTCAGCCGGGCCGACCGTTCGGTGTATTTCGAGTTTTCCGACAAGTCCCTCAAAGGTATGCGCCTGCGGGCGATGTGGCAGTTGTACAAGTTCTGCCGGCGGGAAAAGTTCGACGTGGTGATCTGCAACCGCTTCAAGCCGGTGAACATGATGCTGACGCTCAACCGCTGGTTGAAAGTGCCGCTGTGCATCGGCATTTCCCACGGCTTCGGTGAATACGACCGCTTCTACCGCCGTCGCCAGACTCAACGTCTGATCGACCGCCATTGGCGCTTCGTCGGCGTGTCGCCAGCGGTCAAACAGTATTTGCTGGACTGCGATTGCGGTTTCACCGACCAGAACACGTACGCGATCACCAACGCCATCGACATCGAACAGGCCGCGGGTCTGCAGCACAGCCGCGAGCGTGCCCGTGAATTGCTGGGCATCGACCCGAATGTGCGGCTGATCGGTGCATTGGGGCGACTTGTGTCGGTCAAGGGACACACTTATCTGTTGCAGGCTTTCGCCCAACTCAAAGACAAATACCCGAACACCCAGCTGGCCATCATCGGTGCCGGACGCCTGCAGGCACCGCTGGCCGCCGAGATCGAACAGTTGGGCCTGAGCGGTCGGGCGCACCTGCTGGGCTTCAAGGAGAACGCCCTGCAATACGTGCGTGCGTTCGATATCTGGACCATGCCGTCGCTGGCCGAAGGTCTGGGCCTGGCGTTGCTGGAAGGCATGAGCGGGCACCTGCCGGTGATCGCCTCGAACGTACCGGCCATGCTGCCGCTGATCGAAGGTGCCGGTGGTTTGTCGATCACGCCCAAGGACGTGCCGAGCCTGGTTGCGGCGCTGGACACCTACCTCGCGCTGCCGGATGACGAGCTCAAGGCCAAGGGCGAGCAGGCCTATCGCTATTTGCAGGAGCAGCACGATATCGAGGTCTTCCGCCAGGAATACCTGAACCTGATCGATTCCGGCCTGGAGCAGGCCCGCAAGGAACAGCCATGA